One genomic window of Corythoichthys intestinalis isolate RoL2023-P3 chromosome 18, ASM3026506v1, whole genome shotgun sequence includes the following:
- the LOC130906648 gene encoding mesenteric estrogen-dependent adipogenesis protein-like: protein MGQEEERRTARVTVTELNDFLRTPPRGFSVTKTESEPLRCIVRGDPDTNLLLADPCETSAGSVVFHGSLGRNVTLRNLWQYSDFRRSLVSKNLFLVVAARTSQFAEEVARHYVVCVHGANPVVRWHMDAALDQAISTVAGESYVMEVDLTKTLDVWAARNMAGSRPEWVNASFVLKYHSDALFDFPYWLGFSKRKFELQLI, encoded by the exons ATGGGACAAGAGGAAGAAAGACGAACGGCAAGGGTGACCGTGACGGAACTGAACGACTTTCTTCGGACACCCCCGAGGGGCTTTTCGGTGACTAAAACTGAGAGTGAACCCCTTCGCTGCATCGTTCGCGGGGACCCCGACACGAACCTTCTGCTAGCCGACCCCTGTGAGACATCCGCGGGCAGCGTTGTCTTCCACGGCTCGCTAGGCAG GAATGTCACATTGAGAAACTTGTGGCAGTACAGCGACTTCCGGAGGAGCTTGGTGTCCAAAAACCTTTTCCTGGTGGTGGCCGCACGCACTTCTCAATTCGCCGAAGAGGTCGCAAGGCACTACGTGGTGTGCGTGCACGGTGCCAACCCTGTGGTCCGGTGGCACATGGATGCTGCTCTGGATCAGGCCATCTCAACGGTGGCGGGCGAAAGCTACGTGATGGAG GTGGACCTGACTAAGACGTTGGACGTGTGGGCGGCCCgcaacatggctggatccagacCAGAGTGGGTGAACGCCTCATTCGTGCTCAAGTACCACTCGGACGCACTCTTTGACTTCCCGTACTGGCTTGGATTCAGCAAGAGAAAGTTCGAG TTACAGCTGATCTAA